In Bactrocera oleae isolate idBacOlea1 chromosome 5, idBacOlea1, whole genome shotgun sequence, a genomic segment contains:
- the Cluap1 gene encoding clusterin-associated protein 1 homolog: MSFKDVRDLAEHLKLLGYPHVFPLQALANNFGSLASFHVVAEVLQWLASLLDPGAVLAGSVDTENDRVMLIRSATEFFVTKSAIKLNPRKLYASSAVTAAELQKITRMLIAPRQSAEDKDEEENYRSLNQVDIGDKMDDLRRARELSADLTQRGAALHELLAKEMLHREARLAQANRPMELSSAERTLKNAIAAAQLKLQSSRAQLENARVEMNALSSKLQRKRAEMERTKQRLEALQKIRPAHMQEFEDCEKELQALFQKYFLRLHVRDALRAQYEARTKRSTPVASPLLQKPQESSMPFIPEGLIEDDDDNNGEEELDGSGVLRRGNFGLDAEIPDIRDEDMMLRNRKSYNEFMDETTRRMSKRPGTATSRNGRPITGRARRPTGITHGDRATADDVSMADVGPMGSTLSNRATLGGEDDDDESSFGSSDSELGMGGLLNMGRGPPTSGLLSNLNAELGGFVDDDFDLNSMDDISISKITGELPMRPKTASKPEHHSDEDF; the protein is encoded by the exons ATGTCGTTCAAGGATGTGCGCG ATCTCGCTGAGCACCTCAAGCTACTTGGCTATCCTCATGTGTTCCCCCTGCAGGCTCTCGCCAACAATTTCGGAAGCCTCGCCTCATTTCACGTCGTCGCCGAGGTATTGCAATGGCTCGCGAGTCTGCTTGATCCCGGTGCTGTGCTAGCTGGCAGCGTAGACACCGAGAACGACCGCGTGATGCTAATACGCTCTGCCACGGAGTTTTTCGTAACCAAGTCAGCCATCAAGCTGAATCCGCGCAAACTATATGCCTCCTCCGCAGTTACTGCGGCAGAGCTGCAGAAGATCACGCGTATGTTGATAGCCCCACGACAGTCGGCTGAAGACAAGGATGAAGAGGAGAACTACCGCAGTCTCAATCAGGTTGACATCGGCGATAAAATGGATGATCTGCGACGGGCACGCGAACTCTCTGCAGACTTAACGCAACGCGGTGCAGCGCTACACGAGCTGCTCGCCAAAGAGATGCTGCATAGAGAAGCGCGCTTGGCGCAGGCCAATCGTCCGATGGAATTGTCTTCAGCTGAGCGTACGCTGAAGAATGCCATTGCAGCCGCACAGCTGAAACTGCAGTCCAGTCGTGCACAGTTGGAGAATGCACGCGTCGAAATGAACGCGCTATCATCGAAGCTGCAGCGCAAACGCGCCGAGATGGAACGCACTAAACAGCGTTTAGAAGCATTGCAGAAAATACGACCTGCACACATGCAGGAGTTCGAAGATTGTGAGAAGGAACTGCAGGCAttgttccaaaaatattttctgcgtCTGCACGTGCGCGATGCCCTGCGTGCACAGTACGAGGCACGCACCAAGCGTAGCACCCCTGTGGCCTCGCCGCTATTGCAAAAGCCGCAAGAATCATCTATGCCCTTTATACCAGAGGGTCTGATAGAGGACGATGATGATAATAATGGCGAAGAGGAACTTGATGGCAGCGGTGTACTGCGCCGCGGCAATTTTGGACTTGATGCTGAGATTCCGGACATCCGAGATGAGGATATGATGTTGCGCAATAGAAAATCTTATAACGAGTTTATGGATGAGACGACGCGACGCATGAGTAAGCGACCAGGGACGGCGACTTCCCGAAATGGTCGTCCGATAACAGGACGTGCGCGCCGACCGACAGGCATCACACACGGTGATCGCGCCACAGCTGATGATGTAAGCATGGCTGACGTCGGTCCAATGGGGAGCACGCTGAGCAATCGTGCCACTTTGGGTGGTGAAGATGACGATGATGAGAGCTCTTTCGGAAGTTCAGATAGTGAGTTGGGCATGGGTGGTCTACTCAACATGGGCCGCGGACCGCCTACAAGCGGTCTTTTGAGCAACCTGAACGCCGAATTGGGCGGCTTTGTCGACGATGATT ttgATCTCAATTCGATGGACGATATAAGCATCTCGAAGATCACTGGAGAGCTACCAATGCGTCCAAAGACGGCAAGCAAGCCCGAACACCACAGTGATGAAGACTTCTAG